In Monomorium pharaonis isolate MP-MQ-018 chromosome 3, ASM1337386v2, whole genome shotgun sequence, a genomic segment contains:
- the LOC105829330 gene encoding peroxisomal membrane protein PEX16 isoform X1, whose product MASCVNSTLNNLLTSYKNWIVANPQLLTDIEATVRCLSYFSFGNLRNSNLASELIYSMPNLIVLCNDLLLYNSRRQHLKIPQFDSKIKIWLTVVEYTETLLEVSAKKLWGPKGKWLIIVVIQLFKSILRLILVHVYKERLTKSPATPPLNREKFSKAVNNVQLKEGFMLKRTGTVVRSVKYSAPIEVRTWKALPSVTDENENLTKNQESERNLKLAESLYVTKPLLHLGCMYVTSQKRWPPWMLSLIIDIASLNVFSRYAKKALFSKDEEEELVRRRLSLLLYILRSPFYDKYSRTKINALLDTISSSVPFAKYLASAVEKNLPYMQSIYFYMWSR is encoded by the exons ATGGCGAGCTGCGTTAACTCCACGTTAAACAATCTCTTGACGTCCTACAAGAACTGGATCGTGGCGAATCCACAGTTGTTGACCGACATCGAGGCTACTGTCAGATGTTTGTCTTACTTCAGCTTTG GAAATTTGCGTAATTCGAATCTAGCCTCGGAGTTAATTTATTCTATGCCAAATCTGATCGTGCTCTGCAACGATTTACTTTTGTACAACAGTCGACGCCAGCACTTGAAGATACCTCAGTTCGACTCGAAGATCAAGATCTGGCTGACTGTGGTGGAGTACACCGAGACGCTGCTCGAGGTGTCCGCCAAGAAACTATGGGGGCCAAAGGGGAAATGGTTGATAATTGTAGTTATACAACTGTTCAA GTCCATATTGCGACTGATATTAGTTCATGTATATAAGGAACGTTTGACGAAGAGCCCGGCGACACCACCGCTTAACAGAGAGAAATTCAGTAAAGCTGTTAACAATGTACAATTGAAGGAGGGCTTTATGCTGAAGAGAACGGGCACTGTTGTCAGAAGTGTAAAATATTCGGCACCCATAGAAGTACGAACATGGAAAGCTCTACCTTCTGTCACAGATGAGAATGAGAATCTGACAAAGAACCAGGAATCTGAGAGAAATCTCAAACTAGCCGAG AGTCTTTATGTGACAAAGCCGTTACTCCATCTCGGATGTATGTACGTTACTAGCCAGAAACGTTGGCCGCCGTGGATGTTATCACTTATTATCGATATAGCCAG TTTAAATGTTTTCTCTCGTTACGCCAAAAAAGCGTTATTCAGCAAAGACGAGGAGGAAGAGCTCGTGCGTCGAAGATTGAGCTTGCTGTTGTACATCTTAAGATCGCCGTTCTACGACAAATACAGCCGCACTAAAATAAACGCGCTGCTCGACACGATATCTTCCTCCGTACCGTTTGCTAAATACTTGGCAAGCGCTGTCGAAAAGAATTTACCGTATATGCAGAGTATATACTTTTACATGTGGTCGCGTTAG
- the LOC105829329 gene encoding phenoloxidase-activating factor 2-like translates to MNNVLLFLLSLCQLLQQRFIFAQMTFTDSAPTTYIVNQNCQCYLGTICPTGTGGIDIRIVNTGATCPSGYVYCCAGGGGTNNPSCGIQKITPSAHPVGQAPYGAYPWMVAILTSGNVYVGGGVLISTTHVLTVAHKVAGYVNGGIKARLGEWNAQGPTEPYPQVEISISRVTLHPQYNSQNLQNDIAVLKLSSAAPTATSPSINTACLPSGPVPAKTRCWVSGWGKDAFVNGMNPNILKEVDVPVLSQADCQTGLRKTRLGDLFVLDNSFMCAGGEAGKDACTGDGGSPLVCSNNGPYQVVGLVTWGIGCAGAGVPGVYTNVNYFYSWIMQQMT, encoded by the exons ATGAACAACGTCTTGCTGTTTTTACTGTCGTTGTGTCAGCTGTTGCAGCAAAGATTTATCTTTGCGCAGATGACCTTTACAGATTCCGCCCCAACAA cttACATTGTGAATCAGAATTGTCAGTGCTATCTTGGAACTATCTGTCCCACGGGCACTGGCGGTATTGACATCAGAATAGTCAATAcg GGTGCAACTTGCCCTTCTGGATATGTGTATTGTTGCGCTGGCGGTGGGGGTACAAATAATCCTTCTTGCGGCATTCAAAAAATCACACCCTCCGCACATCCGGTGGGACAAGCCCCTTACGGTGCCTATCCCTGGATGGTGGCTATTTTGACCTCTGGCAACGTTTATGTCGGAGGCGGAGTGCTCATCAGTACAACACATGTTCTTACTGTTGCTCATAAAGTAGCAGGCTATGT GAATGGTGGAATCAAAGCGAGATTAGGTGAATGGAACGCTCAAGGTCCCACTGAACCTTATCCACAGGTAGAGATTTCCATCTCAAGAGTCACCTTGCACCCTCAATATAATTCGCAAAACCTTCAGAACGATATAGCGGTGCTTAAATTGAGCTCGGCTGCTCCCACAGCAACTAGTCCTAGCATTAATACAGCATGCTTGCCATCTGGACCGGTTCCCGCAAAAACGAG ATGTTGGGTATCGGGCTGGGGAAAGGATGCCTTTGTTAACGGGATGAATCCAAATATCCTGAAAGAAGTAGACGTGCCTGTGTTGAGTCAAGCGGATTGCCAAACGGGACTTCGAAAGACTCGACTCGGTGACCTCTTTGTACTGGACAACAGTTTCATGTGCGCAGGAGGGGAAGCCGGCAAAGACGCGTGCACT GGCGATGGAGGTTCGCCACTGGTGTGTTCAAATAACGGGCCTTATCAAGTTGTCGGGCTGGTGACATGGGGTATAGGTTGTGCGGGTGCGGGAGTACCCGGTGTATACACCAATGTGAACTATTTCTATTCCTGGATCATGCAAcaaatgacataa
- the LOC105829330 gene encoding peroxisomal membrane protein PEX16 isoform X2, translating into MPNLIVLCNDLLLYNSRRQHLKIPQFDSKIKIWLTVVEYTETLLEVSAKKLWGPKGKWLIIVVIQLFKSILRLILVHVYKERLTKSPATPPLNREKFSKAVNNVQLKEGFMLKRTGTVVRSVKYSAPIEVRTWKALPSVTDENENLTKNQESERNLKLAESLYVTKPLLHLGCMYVTSQKRWPPWMLSLIIDIASLNVFSRYAKKALFSKDEEEELVRRRLSLLLYILRSPFYDKYSRTKINALLDTISSSVPFAKYLASAVEKNLPYMQSIYFYMWSR; encoded by the exons ATGCCAAATCTGATCGTGCTCTGCAACGATTTACTTTTGTACAACAGTCGACGCCAGCACTTGAAGATACCTCAGTTCGACTCGAAGATCAAGATCTGGCTGACTGTGGTGGAGTACACCGAGACGCTGCTCGAGGTGTCCGCCAAGAAACTATGGGGGCCAAAGGGGAAATGGTTGATAATTGTAGTTATACAACTGTTCAA GTCCATATTGCGACTGATATTAGTTCATGTATATAAGGAACGTTTGACGAAGAGCCCGGCGACACCACCGCTTAACAGAGAGAAATTCAGTAAAGCTGTTAACAATGTACAATTGAAGGAGGGCTTTATGCTGAAGAGAACGGGCACTGTTGTCAGAAGTGTAAAATATTCGGCACCCATAGAAGTACGAACATGGAAAGCTCTACCTTCTGTCACAGATGAGAATGAGAATCTGACAAAGAACCAGGAATCTGAGAGAAATCTCAAACTAGCCGAG AGTCTTTATGTGACAAAGCCGTTACTCCATCTCGGATGTATGTACGTTACTAGCCAGAAACGTTGGCCGCCGTGGATGTTATCACTTATTATCGATATAGCCAG TTTAAATGTTTTCTCTCGTTACGCCAAAAAAGCGTTATTCAGCAAAGACGAGGAGGAAGAGCTCGTGCGTCGAAGATTGAGCTTGCTGTTGTACATCTTAAGATCGCCGTTCTACGACAAATACAGCCGCACTAAAATAAACGCGCTGCTCGACACGATATCTTCCTCCGTACCGTTTGCTAAATACTTGGCAAGCGCTGTCGAAAAGAATTTACCGTATATGCAGAGTATATACTTTTACATGTGGTCGCGTTAG